A window of the Streptomyces finlayi genome harbors these coding sequences:
- a CDS encoding ABC transporter ATP-binding protein encodes MIGVAPPAYDPAAPESATTLPVGTPTTVRGYVRDLMRRHRKAFAALIAVNAVAVIASITGPYLLGGLVEDLSNGVTDLHLERTATVFAVALVVQTVFTRTMRLRGAMLGEKMLADLREDFLVRSVGLPPGVLERAGTGDLLSRITTDIDRLANAMREAVPQLAIGVVWAGLLLGALTVTAPPLALAVLVALPVLIVGCRWYFRRAPSAYRSEAAGYASVAAMLAETVDAGRTVEAHRLGARRVALSDRRIKEWTAWERYTLFLRSVLFPVINATYVTILGAVLMLGGWFVLEGWLTVGQLTTGALLAQMMVDPIGLILRWYDELQVAQVSLARLVGVREIEPDAGDDEIGPDGRAVRADEVHFGYRAGVDVLHKVTLDVAPGTRLALVGPSGAGKSTLGRLLAGIYAPRTGEVTLGGAELSRMTAERVREHVALVNQEHHVFVGSLRDNLLLARTGADDAELWSSLAAVDADGWAKALDKGLDTEVGSGALALTPAQAQQIALARLVLADPHTLVLDEATSLLDPRAARHLERSLAKVLEGRTVVAIAHRLHTAHDADVIAVVESGRISELGSHDELVAADGAYAALWRSWHG; translated from the coding sequence ATGATCGGCGTCGCACCACCGGCGTACGACCCGGCCGCCCCGGAGTCGGCGACGACCCTGCCGGTCGGCACACCGACGACCGTGCGCGGCTACGTACGCGACCTGATGCGGCGTCACCGCAAGGCGTTCGCCGCGCTCATCGCGGTGAACGCCGTCGCGGTGATCGCCTCGATCACCGGTCCGTATCTGCTGGGCGGGCTGGTCGAGGACCTGTCGAACGGGGTCACCGACCTCCACCTGGAGCGCACCGCGACGGTGTTCGCGGTGGCGCTCGTCGTCCAGACCGTGTTCACACGGACCATGCGGCTGCGCGGTGCGATGCTCGGCGAGAAAATGCTCGCCGACCTGCGCGAGGACTTCCTCGTACGGTCGGTCGGGCTGCCGCCGGGTGTCCTGGAACGGGCCGGGACGGGCGATCTGCTGTCCAGGATCACCACGGACATCGACCGGCTCGCGAACGCGATGCGTGAGGCCGTGCCGCAGCTGGCGATCGGCGTGGTGTGGGCGGGGCTGCTGCTCGGCGCACTCACCGTGACGGCCCCGCCGCTGGCCCTGGCCGTGCTGGTCGCGCTGCCGGTCCTGATCGTCGGCTGCCGCTGGTACTTCCGGCGGGCGCCTTCGGCGTACCGCTCGGAGGCCGCCGGATACGCGTCCGTCGCGGCGATGCTCGCCGAGACCGTCGACGCGGGCCGGACGGTGGAGGCGCACCGTCTGGGGGCCCGCCGGGTCGCGCTGTCGGACCGGCGGATCAAGGAGTGGACGGCCTGGGAGCGGTACACGCTGTTCCTGCGCTCGGTGCTCTTCCCCGTCATCAACGCCACGTACGTGACGATCCTCGGCGCCGTGCTGATGCTCGGTGGCTGGTTCGTGCTGGAGGGGTGGCTCACCGTCGGTCAGCTGACGACGGGCGCGTTGCTGGCACAGATGATGGTCGACCCGATCGGTCTGATCCTGCGCTGGTACGACGAGTTGCAGGTCGCCCAGGTCTCGCTGGCCCGGCTCGTCGGCGTACGCGAGATCGAGCCGGACGCGGGCGACGACGAGATCGGCCCGGACGGCCGCGCGGTCCGGGCCGACGAGGTGCACTTCGGCTACCGGGCCGGGGTCGACGTCCTGCACAAGGTGACGCTGGACGTGGCTCCGGGTACGCGGCTGGCGCTCGTCGGCCCGTCGGGCGCCGGCAAGTCGACGCTGGGCCGGCTGCTGGCCGGGATCTACGCACCCCGTACGGGCGAAGTGACGCTGGGCGGCGCGGAGTTGTCGCGGATGACGGCGGAGCGGGTACGCGAACATGTCGCCCTGGTCAATCAGGAGCATCACGTCTTCGTGGGTTCGCTGCGGGACAACCTGCTGCTGGCCCGCACCGGAGCCGATGACGCCGAGCTGTGGTCGTCACTCGCCGCGGTCGACGCCGACGGCTGGGCGAAGGCCCTCGACAAGGGGCTCGACACCGAGGTCGGTTCGGGCGCGCTGGCGCTGACCCCGGCGCAGGCGCAGCAGATCGCGCTGGCCCGGCTGGTGCTCGCCGATCCGCACACGCTGGTGCTGGACGAGGCCACCTCACTGCTGGATCCGCGCGCGGCGAGGCATCTGGAGCGCTCGCTGGCCAAGGTGCTGGAAGGCCGCACGGTGGTGGCGATCGCGCACCGGCTGCACACCGCGCACGACGCCGATGTGATCGCGGTCGTGGAGAGCGGCCGCATCAGTGAACTGGGCAGCCACGACGAGCTGGTGGCCGCCGACGGCGCGTACGCGGCGCTGTGGCGGTCCTGGCACGGCTGA
- a CDS encoding ABC transporter transmembrane domain-containing protein, whose protein sequence is MQIRDLPYSDPGDPDVRSGPRFLFWLGRSQLSGQLKSLSWGLLHQCAIAGLPLAVGLAVQAAIDRSGHGLLVAGGLIVALGVLIAVGDTMLHRTAITNWITAAARVQQLLARKTAELGSALTRRVAAGEVVAVSTGDVEKIGWFVEALSRFAAAATALVLICVGLVLYLPTLGVLVAVAMPVLALAVLPLLPRATRRADTQREKAGKATELASDTVAGLRVLRGIGGEELFLGRYRRASQEVRKAAVRSARMWALISAIQVLLPGILLISLVVYGATLARDGRIEVGQLVTVYSAATLMLFPLRHVEEIAMAYSFSRPSAQRAVRVLSLHRSAQPSTIEGMAPTGDLYDPVTGLMAPQGLFTAVVCGDPDEAGRLADRLGGHVQTADDVDDADDETTAKPKPKPQPRPQAPSVLLGGVALDELPLDFARSAVLVQDKDPVLLSGTLRELLDVPSSGLVTAEDALAAAQCGDVLDALAQASPDADGDPMGTRITERGRSLSGGQRQRLALARSLVTDPEALVLDEPTSAVDSHTEARVAAGIKRLRQGRTTVAFASSPLLLDLADRVVLVHEGSVVAVGSHRQLLRGEPRYRAVVTRETENEVAALAAQDPPAETGQADAIEAIEEIEERA, encoded by the coding sequence ATGCAGATTCGCGATCTTCCGTATTCAGATCCTGGCGATCCGGATGTCCGGTCAGGTCCACGGTTCCTGTTCTGGCTCGGGCGCAGTCAGCTCTCCGGACAGCTCAAGTCCCTTTCCTGGGGCCTGCTCCACCAGTGCGCCATCGCCGGACTGCCGCTCGCCGTCGGGCTGGCCGTCCAGGCCGCCATCGACCGCTCGGGCCATGGCCTCCTGGTGGCCGGCGGGCTGATCGTGGCCCTCGGCGTGCTCATCGCGGTGGGCGACACGATGCTCCACCGCACCGCCATCACGAACTGGATCACCGCCGCGGCACGCGTACAGCAGCTGCTGGCCCGCAAGACCGCCGAGCTCGGCTCCGCGCTCACCCGGCGGGTCGCCGCCGGCGAGGTCGTCGCCGTCTCCACCGGCGATGTCGAGAAGATCGGCTGGTTCGTCGAAGCACTTTCCCGCTTCGCCGCCGCCGCGACCGCCCTCGTACTGATCTGCGTCGGCCTCGTCCTCTATCTCCCCACGCTGGGCGTCCTCGTGGCCGTCGCCATGCCCGTCCTGGCCCTGGCCGTCCTGCCCCTGCTCCCCCGGGCGACCCGGCGCGCCGACACCCAGCGCGAGAAGGCGGGCAAGGCGACGGAGCTGGCCTCCGACACCGTGGCCGGTCTGCGGGTGCTGCGCGGCATCGGCGGCGAGGAGCTCTTCCTCGGCCGCTACCGCCGCGCCTCCCAGGAGGTACGCAAGGCCGCCGTCCGCAGTGCGCGGATGTGGGCGCTGATCTCGGCGATCCAGGTGCTGCTGCCGGGCATTCTCCTGATCTCCCTGGTCGTGTACGGGGCCACGCTGGCCCGGGACGGCCGCATCGAGGTGGGCCAGCTGGTCACCGTGTACAGCGCCGCGACACTGATGCTGTTCCCGCTGCGGCACGTCGAGGAGATCGCCATGGCGTACTCCTTCTCGCGGCCGTCCGCGCAACGCGCGGTCCGGGTGCTGTCGCTGCACCGCAGCGCTCAGCCGTCGACCATCGAGGGCATGGCTCCGACCGGCGACCTGTACGACCCCGTCACCGGCCTGATGGCTCCCCAGGGGCTGTTCACCGCCGTGGTCTGCGGCGATCCCGACGAGGCGGGCCGGCTGGCCGACCGGCTCGGCGGTCATGTCCAGACCGCGGACGACGTGGACGATGCGGACGACGAGACGACGGCGAAGCCGAAGCCGAAGCCGCAGCCGCGGCCGCAGGCACCGTCCGTACTGCTCGGCGGTGTGGCGCTGGACGAACTGCCGCTGGACTTCGCACGGTCGGCGGTGCTCGTGCAGGACAAGGACCCGGTGCTGCTCTCGGGCACGCTGCGTGAGCTGCTCGACGTACCGTCCTCCGGTCTCGTGACCGCCGAGGACGCCCTGGCCGCGGCCCAGTGCGGTGACGTGCTGGACGCGCTGGCGCAGGCTTCGCCCGACGCGGACGGCGACCCGATGGGGACCCGCATCACGGAGCGCGGCCGTTCTCTCTCCGGCGGCCAGCGGCAACGGCTCGCACTGGCCCGTTCCCTGGTCACGGACCCGGAAGCACTGGTGCTCGACGAGCCGACGTCCGCCGTCGACTCGCACACGGAGGCCAGGGTGGCCGCCGGTATCAAGCGGCTGCGCCAGGGCCGTACGACCGTGGCGTTCGCCTCGTCGCCGTTGCTGCTCGACCTCGCCGACCGCGTGGTGCTCGTCCACGAAGGCTCCGTCGTGGCCGTCGGTTCGCACCGCCAGCTGCTGCGCGGCGAACCCCGGTACCGGGCTGTCGTGACCCGCGAGACCGAGAACGAAGTCGCGGCCCTGGCCGCGCAGGACCCGCCCGCGGAGACCGGACAGGCCGACGCGATCGAAGCCATCGAAGAAATCGAGGAGAGGGCATGA